From the genome of Podospora bellae-mahoneyi strain CBS 112042 chromosome 2, whole genome shotgun sequence:
TACTATTATTCTCCTTCACAACAAtaaacccccccttttccacatcCAACGCAGCTTTGCACCGCTCCAGAAAGCTCACCAGCTGGTGATCTGTCAAATGCCCCACGCACCACTGGATCCATATCAAGTCATacctctcccctccatctTGCATCTCCCACTGCTCCAACCCCATATTCCACACTTTACCCACCCCCGTCTTCCCCTTGAGCTCATCGGTGAATTTCTGAATCGGCTCAATGACGTCGACTTGCTGGGCGATGCCATCGAGGAGCAACCCCGTCGTCACACGGCCTATTCTATCGGGCTGTTGTCAGTGAGTATGAATTGATGGGAGACAAGGTGAAAACAAACCCAGCGcccccctccaacgccctttccaccttcctcttcttcgcgccaacaccaagcttaGCCAAGAAATTTTTTGAGCCTTGGATGTCGACTTTGCTGATGTGGGGAAACCCGCCCAACATGCCGTTCACATCTGGGGCAATAGACTCCCAATAGGCGAGGccgtcggtggtgttgatgagggcgTCTGCTGGTTGTTGGTCCTGATTCGACATCTTGGTGGGTCCGAGCTGTTCGAGAAGAGGTGACGAAAAGAAGCAAACCTGATCTATTAAAAGTTCTGCTGAGTACCTGAATAGTAGCGTGAGATACTGAGAGATAATGAGGGTGGGTCTCTCAGACttttgttgtcgttgtcaaAAGTTTACTCTGATGCAGTTTCAGTtgggcaggtggtgatgaaaaTTACATCGATGAGACGGCAAATGTGAAATATTACGCGTAATTTGTACGGTGTCACGTGCCTAGTGAACGAAAAGACTCGGGGagagagggttagggtacaAACATTGGATGTCAGGAACAATAAGAATCGGGcacaaaaagaagagaaggacaTGGAATATAAGAAACATTAGAGACACGCAATGGTAGTGAATGGTTCGGAAATCTTTTCCGGTGGCTTGCCGCTGTTATTCAAGGTTTGTTGGTCGTCATTTGAACCTGCTGACCTTGGTATTTCTTCTCTCATAAACTGGCTAGACTCGTACTCCTTTGGCTTTGGCTATGGCCTCAAAGTGATTCACCCCGAAAGTCAAAAATGAAGCTGGGTAAACCACAACCACGCGGTTCAAAAAGGGCAAAAGATATTCCCCTCGACCGGAATCGAGCCGGTGACCTTTCGGTATCAATAAATTCCTTTACAGCCGAACGTGATAGCCAACTACACCACAAGGGGTTtcctggttgttgatggggaaggCCAAAGTGGCACCTATGTGGGGACCAACCACCCTTGACTGACTTATCTCCAAGagacaccaacaacactacTTGCACTTGAGGCAGCGAAAGCCAGCTGCAGATTCCCGTATCACTAGTCCGCGTGCATTCTCGCGCAGAGATTGTCATCCAGCCAGGTACTCAGATCCCCATAACTGTCCACGGCCTGTATCTCAGCTTTGAGGTTCAACATCAGCATGCGCTGTAGTTCCTGTGCATGTTCCAACCCGCCGCCGGAGGGCAGCTCGACAGAGGAAATGGCCCTCAGGATATCGCCAGCTTTCTTTCGGTCCCTCAAAGTGAGAGAGGACACTTTGTCGCTTGGATTTCGAAAATCTGACAGCCTGGGTCTTTTGGCTGGCCGCTGGTAATCGGAGTCTGGCGCGAGAAGTAGGTTAATAACTGTCACGAAACAGAAAGAAGGGGACCTGCTCACTTTCCACCAATTGAGGAGATTCCCCGCCTGTGGTTCCATGTAATTCTtggtcctcctcatcgtcaacTGCTGGACTTTGCCATGAAGAGAGGAGATCGCGACTCTTAATTCCAAGCCAGCAGAGCGAGGGGACAGTTGCCTCGTTCTCATGCTCTAGACGTCTACTACCATTCTGGTATGTTCGGACAATGGAAATACCGTCAGGGTCAAAGTCTGCGAGACCAAAAATCACTAGACTCGGCCGCATGGAATGTACAACAGACAAGAACCTTCGGGTGGCCAAGTCAGGGAATCCTTTGGCCTGGCAGACAGAGAACTTAGTTATGAACACATCATCTGTAACATTGAAGCCATACCGTGATGAGGATTCCGTGACCTGCTCGGGAGTTCTTTGCATATTGAGCTGCAGCAAGAGTTCGGAAAGTTGCCTTGATCCCATGTCAGCCGGGGCCATTTAAGCGCAATAGTCTCAGCTGACCTCTTTCTCAATCACCAAAATCCACTGGACCTCATGAAAGCCAATGCTCCGGATCTCGCTTGTGGATGGCAAAAGAATACCCTACGACCATCAGCATACAACCCTTGTGTTTGATCGTCTCAGGTAATGTCTCACGGTACTATGAGAGAGCCCACAGTCAATGACGGAACCGT
Proteins encoded in this window:
- a CDS encoding hypothetical protein (EggNog:ENOG503NX0G; antiSMASH:Cluster_4; BUSCO:EOG09262SWJ; COG:S), which translates into the protein MSNQDQQPADALINTTDGLAYWESIAPDVNGMLGGFPHISKVDIQGSKNFLAKLGVGAKKRKVERALEGGAGIGRVTTGLLLDGIAQQVDVIEPIQKFTDELKGKTGVGKVWNMGLEQWEMQDGGERYDLIWIQWCVGHLTDHQLVSFLERCKAALDVEKGGFIVVKENNSTSGKDDFDEVDSSVTREDATFRRIFKEAKLKLVQVELQKGFQSSGLLPVRMYALKPE
- the SPO11 gene encoding endodeoxyribonuclease (antiSMASH:Cluster_4; COG:L; EggNog:ENOG503NZYJ), which produces MLVQVGANPITMDEISTNSTEGYSQGTGTHSQDSSGASSVNYDAVNVVAVAGNGALDRIESLLEAIVDAVTTGNEILIPYRTVRASRPGRSQGPPAARQAGVVRFPGRTIQEAKKFEALLCIIELSHEALLSGMLITKRNIYYQSPDLFGSQAAVDVMVDNLAFTLGVGRGDLNIVATAKGLISGPIMLISRDGSVIDCGLSHSTGILLPSTSEIRSIGFHEVQWILVIEKEATFRTLAAAQYAKNSRAGHGILITAKGFPDLATRRFLSVVHSMRPSLVIFGLADFDPDGISIVRTYQNGSRRLEHENEATVPSLCWLGIKSRDLLSSWQSPAVDDEEDQELHGTTGGESPQLVENSDYQRPAKRPRLSDFRNPSDKVSSLTLRDRKKAGDILRAISSVELPSGGGLEHAQELQRMLMLNLKAEIQAVDSYGDLSTWLDDNLCARMHAD